The following proteins are co-located in the Tachysurus vachellii isolate PV-2020 chromosome 19, HZAU_Pvac_v1, whole genome shotgun sequence genome:
- the abce1 gene encoding ATP-binding cassette sub-family E member 1, with protein MADKNTRIAIVNHDKCKPKKCRQECKKSCPVVRMGKLCIEVTPQCKIVWISESLCIGCGICIKKCPFGALSIVNLPSNLEKETTHRYCANSFKLHRLPIPRPGEVLGLVGTNGIGKSTALKILAGKQKPNLGKYDAPPDWQEILAYFRGSELQNYFTKILEDDLKAIVKPQYVDQIPKTVKGTVGAILSRKDDTKSEEVVCGQLDLLHLRDRNVEDLSGGELQRFACAVVCIQRADIFMFDEPSSYLDVKQRLRAAITIRSLISPDRYIIVVEHDLSVLDYLSDFICCLYGVPSAYGVVTMPFSVREGINIFLDGYVPTENLRFRETSLVFKVAETAAEEEVKKMCRYQYPNMCKSMGDFTLTITEGEFTDSEIMVMLGENGTGKTTFIRLLAGGLKPDGGGDVPILNVSYKPQKISPKFKGSVRALLHDKIRDAYTHPQFVTDVMKPMQIESIIDQDVQNLSGGELQRVALALCLGKPADVYLIDEPSAYLDSEQRLMAARVIKRFILHAKKTAFVVEHDFIMATYLADRVIVFDGIPSRNTCANTPQNLLAGMNKFLAQLEITFRRDPNNFRPRINKLHSIKDVDQKKTGNYFFLDD; from the exons ATGGCCGACAAGAACACGCGAATCGCTATCGTCAACCACGACAAGTGCAAGCCGAAGAAATGCAGGCAGGAGTGTAAGAAGAGCTGTCCTGTGGTGAGGATGG GGAAGCTGTGTATCGAAGTGACGCCACAGTGTAAGATCGTGTGGATCTCCGAATCGCTGTGTATAGGCTGCGGCATCTGCATCAAG aaatGTCCTTTTGGTGCTCTGTCTATTGTAAACCTGCCGAGTAACCTGGAGAAGGAGACCACACACAGATACTGCGCCAACTCCTTCAAACTGCACAG GTTGCCTATTCCACGTCCTGGAGAAGTGTTGGGGTTGGTGGGGACTAATGGTATTGGAAAGTCCACTGCTCTCAAAATCCTGGCAGGAAAACAGAAACCCAACCTCGGCAAATATGAT GCTCCCCCGGACTGGCAGGAGATCCTGGCTTATTTCCGAGGCTCCGAGCTGCAAAACTATTTCACCAAGATCCTGGAGGACGACCTCAAGGCTATTGTAAAGCCGCAGTACGTCGACCAGATCCCCAAAACCGTTAAG GGGACAGTAGGTGCAATTTTGAGCAGGAAAGATGACACTAAAAGTGAGGAGGTGGTGTGTGGGCAGCTAG aTCTGCTGCATCTGAGGGATCGCAACGTTGAGGACCTGTCAGGAGGAGAGCTGCAGAGATTCGCCTGCGCTGTCGTCTGTATCCAGAGAGCAGACAT TTTCATGTTTGACGAGCCGTCCAGTTATCTCGATGTGAAGCAGAGGCTGAGAGCTGCCATCACCATCCGATCTCTTATCTCACCCGACAG gtacatCATCGTGGTGGAACACGATCTGAGTGTGTTGGATTACCTGTCTGATTTCATCTGTTGTCTCTACGGTGTGCCGAGTGCTTATGGAGTTGTCACCATGCCCTTCAGTGTCCgagaag GTATTAATATCTTCTTGGACGGCTACGTGCCGACGGAGAACCTGCGTTTCCGTGAGACCTCGCTGGTGTTTAAAGTGGCAGAGACGGCAGCCGAGGAGGAGGTGAAGAAGATGTGCCGCTATCAGTATCCCAACATGTGCAAGAGCATGGGAGACTTCACCCTCACCATCACAGAGGGAGAGTTCACCGACTCGGAGATCATGGTTATGCTTGGGGAGAACG GTACTGGGAAAACTACATTCATCAGACTGCTCGCTGGAGGACTGAAACCTGATGGaggag GCGATGTGCCGATTCTGAACGTGAGCTACAAGCCTCAGAAGATCAGCCCCAAGTTTAAA ggCAGCGTCCGTGCTTTGCTTCACGATAAGATCAGAgacgcatacacacacccccaatTTGTCACCGACGTCATGAAGCCCATGCAGATCGAGAGCATAATCGACCAGGAC gttcaGAATCTGTCTGGAGGTGAGTTGCAGCGTGTGGCGCTGGCTCTGTGTTTGGGGAAACCGGCTGATGTTTATCTGATTGACGAACCGTCAGCCTACCTGGACTCCGAGCAGCGTCTCATGGCCGCTCGTGTCATCAAACG atTCATTCTGCACGCAAAGAAAACCGCTTTCGTGGTGGAGCACGACTTCATAATGGCCACGTATCTGGCCGACCGAGTCATCGTGTTTGACGGCATTCCCTCCAGAAACACCTGCGCCAACAC gccACAGAATCTGCTGGCTGGCATGAATAAGTTCCTGGCACAGCTGGAGATCACATTCAGAAGAGATCCAAACAATTTCAGACCAAGAATCAACAAGCTCCACTCTatcaag GATGTGGACCAAAAGAAGACGGGCAACTATTTTTTCCTGGATGACTGA